The following are from one region of the Dreissena polymorpha isolate Duluth1 chromosome 2, UMN_Dpol_1.0, whole genome shotgun sequence genome:
- the LOC127865608 gene encoding uncharacterized protein LOC127865608, giving the protein MPRLPVTSLLQQVRPLVRQIRQAHVAKPGEYWYLPGVKPNWKYAEVWPMLFATGFAVVSTIAYPVYNFYASMMNNDAEWDPPLQLILSPEDKIPIPMDQMGMGPKMQNELPIPDRANRKFFEKWLGIR; this is encoded by the exons ATGCCGCGACTTCCGGTGACGTCACTACTGCAGCAGGTGCGCCCCTTGGTACGCCAGATCCGGCAAGCGCATGTTGCTAAGCCCGGGGAATATTGGTACCTGCCCGGGGTGAAACCTAACTGGAAATACGCCGAG GTTTGGCCCATGCTATTTGCGACAGGTTTCGCTGTAGTATCGACCATCGCGTACCCCGTCTACAACTTCTACGCGAGCATGATGAACAACGACGCAGA GTGGGATCCCCCATTGCAG CTGATCCTGTCACCGGAAGACAAAATACCGATTCCCATGGATCAAATGGGCATGGGGCCGAAGATGCAAAATGAATTGCCCATTCCAGATAGAGCCAACCGGAAGTTCTTCGAGAAGTGGTTAGGCATCCGATAA